In one Roseburia intestinalis L1-82 genomic region, the following are encoded:
- the rsgA gene encoding ribosome small subunit-dependent GTPase A, with the protein MQGKIIKGISGFYYIHAAGSGIYECKAKGVFRNQNIKPLVGDNVEIAVLDEEHKKGNIEKILPRENELIRPAVANIDLALIIFAAAKPQPNFNLLDRFLVMMEYQNVPVAICFNKTDLVTEEELHAFADIYAACGYRTLFASAKEEKGVDALLELLKGKTAAVAGPSGVGKSSLVNRLQPNITMQTGEVSRKIERGRHTTRHSEIIPIGGDTYIMDTPGFSTLYIPGMEKEDLKGFYPEFRKWEPYCRFQGCNHISEPDCGVRQGLEEGSISLLRYENYKLLYEELKAVRKY; encoded by the coding sequence ATGCAGGGAAAAATTATCAAGGGAATTTCCGGATTCTACTACATTCATGCAGCGGGATCCGGAATTTATGAGTGCAAGGCAAAAGGCGTATTCCGAAACCAGAACATCAAGCCACTGGTGGGGGACAATGTCGAGATTGCTGTGTTAGATGAGGAACATAAAAAAGGAAATATTGAAAAGATCCTGCCGAGGGAAAATGAGCTGATTCGTCCTGCGGTTGCAAATATCGATCTTGCGCTGATCATTTTTGCGGCGGCAAAACCACAGCCTAATTTTAATCTGTTAGACCGTTTCCTTGTTATGATGGAATATCAGAATGTACCGGTTGCAATCTGTTTTAACAAAACAGATCTGGTTACGGAGGAGGAACTGCATGCGTTTGCGGATATTTATGCAGCTTGTGGTTATCGGACTCTTTTTGCCAGTGCAAAAGAGGAAAAGGGTGTGGACGCGCTGTTAGAACTTTTGAAAGGAAAAACAGCGGCGGTGGCAGGACCATCGGGAGTTGGCAAATCTTCTCTTGTGAACCGCCTGCAGCCGAACATCACCATGCAGACAGGGGAAGTCAGCCGCAAGATCGAGCGCGGAAGACATACCACACGTCATTCTGAAATCATACCGATCGGCGGGGATACTTATATTATGGATACACCGGGATTCTCCACACTTTACATTCCGGGAATGGAAAAAGAAGACTTAAAAGGGTTTTATCCGGAATTCCGGAAATGGGAACCATATTGCAGATTTCAGGGATGTAATCATATCAGTGAGCCGGACTGCGGTGTAAGACAGGGGTTAGAAGAAGGAAGTATCAGTTTGCTGCGGTATGAAAACTATAAATTGCTGTATGAGGAATTAAAGGCTGTCCGAAAGTATTAA
- the rpe gene encoding ribulose-phosphate 3-epimerase codes for MTKITEKKMNCLSPSILSADFSRLGEQIKELDEAGAQYVHIDVMDGMFVPSISFGMPVIRAIRACTDRIFDVHLMIEEPGRYIDEFAEAGADLITVHAESCRHLDRTIEKIKEKGLLAGVAINPATPVSAISCVLEKVDMVLVMTVNPGFGGQKLIPYTVEKVRELRKIVDEKGLKTDIEVDGGVNLSNVEELMDAGANIIVAGSAIFSGDVTENTIRFLNIINE; via the coding sequence ATGACTAAGATTACGGAGAAAAAAATGAACTGTTTATCGCCATCTATATTATCGGCTGATTTCAGCCGTCTTGGAGAACAGATAAAAGAGCTTGATGAAGCCGGGGCACAGTATGTCCATATTGATGTTATGGACGGAATGTTTGTTCCGAGTATTTCATTTGGAATGCCGGTCATCCGTGCTATAAGAGCATGTACAGACCGTATTTTTGATGTTCATCTGATGATTGAGGAACCGGGACGCTATATTGATGAGTTTGCCGAGGCTGGTGCAGATCTTATCACTGTTCATGCAGAGAGCTGCAGACATCTTGACCGTACTATTGAAAAAATCAAAGAAAAAGGACTTTTAGCAGGTGTTGCCATCAATCCTGCAACACCAGTTTCTGCAATATCCTGTGTCCTTGAAAAAGTGGATATGGTTCTTGTTATGACGGTAAATCCGGGATTCGGAGGACAGAAACTGATTCCCTATACGGTGGAGAAAGTCCGTGAATTAAGAAAAATCGTGGATGAGAAGGGATTAAAAACGGACATTGAAGTAGATGGCGGCGTAAATCTGTCAAACGTGGAAGAATTGATGGATGCAGGAGCAAATATTATTGTTGCTGGCAGTGCAATTTTTTCCGGGGATGTGACCGAGAATACGATTCGTTTCTTAAATATTATTAATGAATGA
- a CDS encoding thiamine diphosphokinase codes for MKHFFIIAGGKIEDAFAIEVLKGFAEKTVIAADSGMEFLRRNEIVPQVIIGDFDSVSKETLEWFQKKEGIVWHRLNPQKDDTDTEFALRLAISMGAECITVLGGTGSRLDHVLGNIELLGIGLELGVEIELLDANNRIRMTDHGMVLKKEEQFGKYVSLIPYTAQVEHLYLAGFKYPLADYCLKGFCSIGVSNEITEEQAEITFENGILIVIESRDDAAMADES; via the coding sequence ATGAAACATTTTTTTATCATAGCGGGTGGAAAAATTGAAGATGCATTTGCGATAGAGGTTTTAAAAGGCTTTGCTGAAAAAACAGTGATCGCTGCAGATTCCGGTATGGAATTTTTGCGGAGAAATGAAATTGTTCCACAGGTCATTATCGGCGATTTTGATTCGGTAAGCAAAGAGACACTGGAATGGTTTCAGAAAAAAGAAGGGATCGTCTGGCACAGATTGAATCCTCAAAAGGATGACACAGATACAGAATTTGCGCTGCGTCTTGCCATTTCCATGGGAGCGGAGTGTATTACGGTACTTGGAGGTACCGGTTCAAGGTTAGATCATGTGCTGGGGAATATTGAACTTCTGGGCATAGGGTTAGAGCTGGGAGTTGAAATTGAACTGCTGGATGCAAATAACCGTATCCGTATGACAGATCACGGCATGGTACTAAAAAAAGAGGAACAGTTTGGAAAATATGTTTCCCTGATTCCGTATACCGCGCAGGTAGAGCATCTGTATCTTGCGGGATTTAAATATCCGCTTGCCGATTATTGCTTAAAGGGTTTCTGTTCAATTGGTGTGAGTAATGAGATAACTGAAGAACAGGCAGAAATTACATTTGAAAATGGAATATTGATCGTCATTGAATCGCGGGATGATGCGGCAATGGCGGATGAATCATAG
- a CDS encoding type II toxin-antitoxin system RelE/ParE family toxin has translation MQLQKLTYNILTFILRAADYIEFTLKNPTAAEHLLDAATKQINSLSDMPEKYYLVDDPVLASCEIRFIIINNYLAFYTIDKEKQTVIVVRFLYQKSNWNSILRQSFSLAAPVSPIYL, from the coding sequence ATACAGTTACAAAAACTGACATATAATATTCTCACATTCATCCTGCGTGCCGCTGACTACATCGAATTTACACTGAAGAACCCCACCGCAGCCGAGCATCTGCTTGATGCAGCTACAAAACAAATCAACTCACTCTCGGATATGCCCGAAAAATATTATCTTGTAGATGACCCCGTTCTGGCGAGTTGTGAAATTCGTTTTATTATAATCAATAATTACCTTGCCTTTTACACTATTGATAAAGAAAAGCAAACGGTAATTGTTGTACGATTTCTATATCAGAAAAGCAACTGGAACTCCATTCTCCGTCAGAGTTTTTCCCTTGCTGCACCTGTAAGCCCGATATACCTGTAA
- a CDS encoding DUF6017 domain-containing protein, whose protein sequence is MAVFRVERNTGYTVMSNHHLRNKELSLKAKGLLSQMLSLPEDWDYTLAGLSYINRESIDAIRTAVWELEKAGYITRRQGRDEKGKMTAIEYTIYEQPQPPALDCPVLENPTADNPILENPTPDNPTSENPMQLNKDIQKTNLSKKEKSNTDLSNNHSIPILSPNPSPLREETAEPERKGTEAADAYSVYEEIIKDNIEYEHFIKHTDIDRERLDEIVSLILETVCTKRKTIRIAGDDYPAELVKAKFMKLNSSHIEFVFDCMKENTTKIRNIKQYLKAVLFNAPNTIDSYYTALVNHDMYGGY, encoded by the coding sequence ATGGCAGTTTTCCGCGTGGAGAGAAACACAGGATATACGGTTATGAGTAACCACCATTTACGCAATAAGGAGCTTTCCCTAAAAGCAAAAGGGCTGTTATCACAAATGCTGTCCTTGCCGGAGGATTGGGACTATACCCTTGCAGGACTGTCCTATATCAACCGGGAAAGTATCGACGCTATCCGCACCGCTGTATGGGAGCTTGAAAAAGCCGGATATATCACAAGACGGCAGGGACGCGACGAGAAAGGTAAAATGACCGCTATCGAGTACACCATTTACGAACAGCCACAGCCCCCGGCATTGGATTGTCCGGTATTGGAAAATCCAACAGCGGATAACCCGATATTGGAAAATCCGACACCGGATAACCCGACGTCGGAAAATCCAATGCAATTAAATAAAGATATACAAAAGACTAACTTATCAAAAAAAGAAAAATCAAATACGGATTTATCAAATAACCATTCCATTCCTATCCTTTCCCCTAACCCCTCTCCTTTGAGGGAGGAAACGGCAGAGCCGGAACGGAAAGGAACGGAAGCGGCAGACGCATACAGTGTGTATGAGGAAATCATCAAGGACAATATCGAGTATGAGCATTTTATCAAGCATACCGACATTGACAGGGAACGCTTGGACGAGATTGTGTCCCTTATCCTTGAAACGGTCTGCACCAAACGAAAGACAATCCGTATCGCCGGGGACGATTATCCGGCAGAGCTTGTCAAAGCAAAGTTTATGAAACTCAACAGCAGCCACATTGAATTTGTCTTTGACTGCATGAAAGAGAACACCACGAAAATCCGCAACATCAAGCAATATCTGAAAGCGGTACTTTTCAACGCACCCAACACCATTGACAGCTATTACACCGCCCTTGTCAACCACGATATGTACGGCGGCTATTAA
- a CDS encoding DUF5348 domain-containing protein, translating into MAQKTGALIFDETADRYDIRFDLNDYYGGLHCGDCFEVFVRGKWKPTRMEYGDNWYLVGVRASDLNGLRVRI; encoded by the coding sequence ATGGCACAGAAAACAGGAGCTTTGATTTTTGATGAAACGGCAGACCGTTACGACATTCGCTTTGACCTTAACGACTACTACGGAGGATTGCATTGTGGGGATTGCTTTGAAGTATTTGTACGCGGCAAATGGAAGCCGACCCGCATGGAGTACGGGGACAACTGGTATCTTGTGGGTGTGAGGGCTTCGGATTTGAATGGGCTGCGGGTGCGTATCTAA
- a CDS encoding PcfB family protein translates to MQDEVNEKVVSLAIKTSKLTAEVLQKAMKALLAKGKGQITKAPHGKITMRQLMKPGEKVSNIEITDQNIKAFDPIARKNGLDYNVKKIENGKPPTYLVSFRGKDIDVMTEAFREFTAKKLGRDKKPSIRKLLSTLKDKAAALNAQRDKVKKKDREVSL, encoded by the coding sequence ATGCAAGATGAAGTCAACGAAAAAGTCGTATCTTTAGCAATCAAAACATCTAAGCTGACCGCCGAAGTGCTGCAAAAGGCTATGAAAGCCCTGCTTGCCAAAGGCAAAGGGCAGATAACCAAAGCCCCGCATGGGAAAATCACTATGCGGCAGCTTATGAAGCCGGGAGAAAAGGTTTCCAACATTGAGATTACCGACCAGAATATCAAAGCCTTTGACCCTATCGCAAGGAAAAACGGGCTTGATTACAACGTCAAGAAGATTGAGAACGGCAAGCCGCCGACCTATCTTGTGTCTTTTCGGGGCAAGGATATTGACGTTATGACCGAAGCGTTTCGGGAATTTACCGCAAAGAAATTAGGCAGGGATAAAAAGCCCTCTATCCGCAAGCTGCTTTCCACTCTAAAAGACAAGGCGGCAGCTCTGAACGCACAGAGGGACAAAGTGAAGAAAAAGGACAGGGAGGTATCGCTATGA
- a CDS encoding VirD4-like conjugal transfer protein, CD1115 family, with amino-acid sequence MKPELKKLLILNAPYLLFVYLFDKIGQAVRLSPGTDLSGKVLSLADGFSAAFTNPLPSLAPMDLLIGIVGAVLIRLMVYFKGKNAKKYRKGIEYGSARWGNAEDIKPYTDPVFQNNVLLTQTERLTMNSRPKQPKYARNKNILVIGGSGSGKTRFFVKPNLMQMHSSYVVTDPKGTVLVECGKLLQRGGYRIKVLNAINFKKSMRYNPFAYIRSEKDILKLVNTLIANTKGDGEKAGEDFWVKSERLFYCALIGYIWYEAPEEEKNFTTLLEMINASEAREDDPEFQSPVDLMFERLEEKDPEHFAVRQYKKFLLSAGKTRSSILISCGARLAPFDIKELRDLMETDEMELDTIGDRKTALFVIISDTDDTFNFVVSILYTQLFNLLCDKADDEYGGRLPVHVRCLLDEFANIGQIPKFEKLIATIRSREISASIILQSQSQLKAIYKDNADTIVGNCDTTLFLGGKEKTTLKEMSEILGKETIDSFNTSENRGREVSHGLNYQKLGKQLMTEDEIAVMDGGKCILQLRGVRPFFSDKYDITKHPNYKYLSDYDKKNTFDIEKHLRRRPALVKSDEIFDYYEISESDLQEDTDHE; translated from the coding sequence ATGAAGCCGGAACTTAAAAAGCTGCTTATCCTAAATGCCCCCTATCTGCTCTTTGTCTATCTCTTTGACAAAATCGGACAGGCGGTGCGGCTCTCTCCGGGAACTGACCTTTCCGGCAAGGTGCTTTCCCTTGCAGACGGCTTTTCTGCTGCCTTTACAAACCCGCTTCCGAGCCTTGCCCCTATGGATTTGCTTATCGGTATTGTGGGGGCTGTCCTTATCCGGCTTATGGTGTACTTCAAAGGTAAGAACGCGAAGAAATACCGAAAAGGTATCGAATACGGTTCTGCCCGTTGGGGCAACGCCGAAGATATAAAGCCCTACACCGACCCGGTATTTCAGAATAACGTGCTGCTGACGCAGACGGAACGGCTTACCATGAACAGCCGCCCGAAGCAGCCGAAGTATGCAAGGAATAAAAATATCCTTGTTATCGGGGGAAGCGGCAGCGGCAAGACGAGATTTTTTGTGAAGCCCAACTTAATGCAGATGCACTCAAGCTACGTTGTAACCGACCCGAAAGGTACGGTTTTAGTCGAGTGTGGGAAGCTCTTACAGCGCGGCGGGTATCGGATAAAGGTGCTGAACGCGATAAATTTTAAGAAATCCATGCGTTACAATCCATTTGCCTATATCCGCAGCGAAAAAGACATTTTGAAACTGGTAAATACCTTGATTGCCAACACCAAAGGGGACGGGGAAAAAGCCGGGGAGGATTTTTGGGTAAAATCGGAACGGCTCTTTTACTGCGCCCTTATCGGCTACATTTGGTACGAAGCCCCGGAGGAAGAAAAGAACTTCACGACGCTGCTTGAAATGATAAATGCCAGTGAAGCCCGCGAGGACGACCCGGAATTTCAGTCCCCCGTTGACCTCATGTTTGAACGGTTGGAGGAAAAAGACCCGGAACACTTTGCCGTCCGGCAGTATAAGAAATTCCTGCTGTCTGCGGGAAAGACACGAAGCTCTATCCTCATTTCCTGCGGTGCGCGGCTTGCTCCTTTTGACATTAAGGAACTGCGCGACCTTATGGAAACCGACGAAATGGAGCTTGACACCATAGGCGACCGCAAGACCGCCCTGTTTGTTATCATCAGCGACACCGACGATACTTTTAACTTTGTCGTGAGTATTCTTTACACGCAGCTTTTCAATCTCCTTTGCGACAAGGCAGATGATGAATACGGCGGTAGGCTGCCCGTCCATGTGCGCTGTCTGTTAGACGAGTTTGCAAATATCGGGCAGATACCGAAGTTTGAAAAGCTCATAGCCACCATACGAAGCCGGGAAATCTCCGCGTCGATTATCTTACAGTCGCAAAGCCAGTTAAAGGCAATCTATAAGGACAACGCCGATACCATAGTCGGCAACTGCGACACCACCCTTTTCTTGGGCGGCAAGGAGAAAACCACCCTCAAAGAAATGTCGGAAATCTTGGGGAAAGAAACCATTGACAGCTTCAACACTTCCGAGAACCGGGGGCGCGAGGTATCGCATGGGCTGAACTATCAGAAGTTAGGTAAGCAGCTTATGACGGAAGATGAAATAGCGGTCATGGACGGCGGGAAATGTATTTTACAGCTACGAGGGGTGCGCCCGTTTTTCTCTGACAAGTACGACATTACAAAGCACCCCAACTATAAATATCTTTCCGACTATGACAAGAAAAATACTTTTGATATAGAAAAGCATTTAAGGCGCAGACCCGCCCTTGTAAAGTCGGACGAAATATTTGACTACTACGAAATCAGCGAAAGCGATTTGCAGGAGGACACCGACCATGAATAA
- a CDS encoding Maff2 family mobile element protein, whose protein sequence is MEFFNSAIGVLQTLVIALGAGLGIWGVINLLEGYGNDNPGANAHVR, encoded by the coding sequence ATGGAATTTTTCAACAGCGCAATCGGCGTATTACAGACTTTGGTTATCGCTCTTGGAGCAGGACTTGGCATTTGGGGCGTTATCAATCTCTTAGAGGGATATGGAAACGACAATCCGGGCGCAAATGCTCATGTGCGGTAA
- a CDS encoding plasmid mobilization protein, translating to MKRYNTPHRSRVVKTRMTEEEYAEFAQRLSAYHMSQAEFIRQAITGAAIRPIITVSPINDELLAAVGKLTAEYGRIGGNLNQIARTLNEWHSPYPQLAGEVRAAVSDLAALKFEVLQKVGDAVGNIQTYQL from the coding sequence ATGAAACGATACAACACGCCGCACCGCAGCCGGGTAGTCAAAACACGCATGACCGAGGAAGAATACGCCGAGTTTGCCCAGCGGCTTTCTGCTTACCACATGAGCCAAGCCGAGTTTATCCGGCAAGCCATAACCGGGGCAGCCATACGCCCCATCATAACCGTTTCCCCCATCAATGACGAGCTGCTTGCCGCTGTCGGGAAGCTGACCGCCGAATACGGGAGGATCGGCGGCAACTTAAACCAGATAGCCCGGACGCTGAACGAGTGGCACAGTCCCTATCCGCAGCTTGCCGGGGAGGTACGGGCGGCGGTTTCCGACCTTGCTGCCCTAAAGTTTGAAGTCTTGCAGAAAGTGGGTGACGCTGTTGGCAACATTCAAACATATCAGCTCTAA
- a CDS encoding relaxase/mobilization nuclease domain-containing protein → MATFKHISSKNADYGAAEAYLTFEHDEFTMKATLDENGRLIPREDYRISSLNCGGEDFAVACMRANLRYEKNQKREDVKSHHYIISFDPRDGTDNGLTVDRAQELGEQFCKEHFPGHQALICTHPDGHNHSGNIHVHIVINSLRIYEVPLLPYMDRPADTLEGCKHRCTNAAMEYFKSEVMEMCHREGLYQIDLLNGSKERITEREYWAAKKGQLALDKENAAREAAGQPTKPTKFETDKAKLRRTIRQALSQAGSFDEFSSLLLREGVTVKESRGRLSYLTPDRTKPITARKLGDDFDKAAVLALLTQNAHRAAEQTKAIPEYPAAVKKPLQGEKAAKTTPADNTLQRMVDREAKRAEGKGVGYDRWAAKHNLKQMAATVTAYQQYGFSSPEELDEACSAAYAAMQESLAWLKQVEKTLNGKKELQRQVLAYSKTRPVRDGLKQQKNAKAKAAYRQKHESDFIIADAAARYFRENGISKLPSYKSLQAEIESLIKEKNSGYNDYRAKREEYRRLQTVKGNIDQILRRSEPQRRKEQSHER, encoded by the coding sequence TTGGCAACATTCAAACATATCAGCTCTAAAAACGCCGACTATGGCGCAGCGGAAGCCTATCTCACATTTGAGCATGACGAGTTTACCATGAAAGCCACCCTTGATGAAAACGGGCGGCTGATACCGAGGGAGGATTACCGCATTTCTTCCCTCAACTGCGGGGGCGAGGATTTCGCTGTTGCCTGTATGCGAGCCAATCTCCGCTATGAGAAAAACCAAAAACGGGAAGATGTGAAAAGCCACCACTATATCATCAGCTTTGACCCACGGGACGGGACAGACAACGGCTTGACCGTAGACCGGGCGCAGGAGCTGGGCGAGCAGTTCTGCAAGGAGCATTTCCCCGGACACCAAGCCCTAATCTGCACCCACCCGGACGGGCATAACCACAGCGGGAATATCCATGTGCATATCGTCATCAACTCCCTGCGGATTTACGAAGTCCCGCTTCTGCCCTACATGGACAGACCAGCCGACACGCTGGAGGGCTGCAAGCACCGCTGCACCAACGCCGCTATGGAATATTTCAAGAGCGAAGTCATGGAAATGTGCCACCGGGAGGGGCTTTACCAAATCGACCTCTTGAACGGCAGCAAGGAACGGATAACCGAACGGGAATACTGGGCGGCAAAGAAAGGGCAGCTTGCCCTTGACAAAGAGAACGCCGCCAGAGAAGCCGCCGGACAGCCGACCAAGCCCACCAAGTTTGAAACGGACAAGGCGAAGCTGCGCCGGACGATACGGCAGGCACTTTCCCAAGCTGGCAGCTTTGACGAGTTTTCTTCCCTTTTGCTGCGGGAGGGTGTGACCGTCAAGGAGAGCCGGGGGCGGCTTTCCTACCTCACGCCGGACAGGACAAAGCCTATCACAGCCCGAAAGCTGGGGGACGATTTTGACAAGGCTGCTGTCCTTGCCCTGCTCACGCAGAACGCCCACAGAGCTGCCGAACAGACCAAAGCCATACCCGAATACCCTGCCGCAGTTAAAAAGCCGTTACAAGGGGAAAAAGCTGCAAAAACCACCCCGGCAGACAACACCTTGCAGCGCATGGTTGACCGGGAAGCCAAGCGAGCCGAGGGCAAGGGCGTGGGCTATGACCGCTGGGCGGCAAAGCACAACCTAAAGCAAATGGCAGCTACCGTTACCGCCTATCAGCAGTACGGCTTTTCCTCCCCGGAGGAACTGGACGAAGCCTGTTCTGCCGCCTATGCCGCCATGCAGGAAAGCCTTGCGTGGTTGAAGCAGGTGGAAAAGACGCTGAACGGGAAAAAGGAGCTGCAACGGCAGGTGCTTGCCTATTCCAAGACCCGCCCTGTCCGGGACGGGCTGAAACAGCAGAAAAACGCCAAAGCAAAAGCAGCCTACCGTCAGAAGCATGAAAGTGACTTTATCATAGCAGACGCAGCCGCCCGCTATTTCAGGGAGAACGGCATTTCCAAGCTGCCGAGCTATAAATCCCTGCAAGCAGAGATTGAAAGCCTTATCAAAGAGAAAAACAGCGGCTACAACGATTACCGGGCAAAACGGGAGGAGTACCGCCGCTTGCAGACTGTCAAGGGCAATATCGACCAGATTTTACGCCGGAGCGAGCCGCAGCGCAGAAAGGAGCAGAGCCATGAACGGTAA
- a CDS encoding cysteine-rich VLP domain-containing protein — protein MNGNIPRMDYRQYRAARRLVHECCNYDSGNCLLLEDGEPCVCVQSISYSLLCRWFTAAVLPLDEALEAALLRRGSRKRCAVCGAFFFPKSNRGKYCPDCAGRMKRINAAKRKRKQREKCHALGHFKPA, from the coding sequence ATGAACGGTAATATCCCCCGCATGGACTACCGCCAGTACCGGGCAGCCCGCCGCCTTGTGCATGAGTGCTGCAACTATGACAGCGGGAACTGCCTGCTGTTGGAGGACGGCGAGCCTTGCGTGTGTGTACAGAGTATCAGCTATTCGCTGCTCTGCCGCTGGTTTACCGCCGCTGTCCTGCCCCTTGATGAAGCACTGGAAGCCGCCCTCTTGCGCCGGGGAAGCCGGAAACGCTGCGCTGTCTGCGGGGCGTTCTTCTTCCCAAAATCCAACCGGGGGAAATACTGCCCGGACTGCGCCGGACGCATGAAGCGGATAAACGCCGCCAAACGGAAGCGGAAACAAAGGGAGAAATGTCACGCTTTAGGGCATTTCAAACCCGCATAA